The Corylus avellana chromosome ca8, CavTom2PMs-1.0 genome has a segment encoding these proteins:
- the LOC132189639 gene encoding squamosa promoter-binding-like protein 12, which yields MDWNSKTTSEWDWEKLAGFSSKSIDIPELVQPSNHEIEGDGGVDNGSVYSSGGGGGFSSSDLGHGSSSRSSISASADSSSKEGSKRYGIVDGFPKDFTEKKEWSRVDSTENYPSLGASVSSGEPIIGLKLGKRTYFEDLCAASTTKTSTIPVVPTSSAVPTKRSRASYQSTQTPRCQVEGCNLDLKSAKDYHRRHRICECHSKSPKVIVAGMERRFCQQCSRFHELSEFDDKKRSCRRRLSDHNARRRRPQTEAIQFDSSRLSSSLYDGRQQMNLVLNRVPLSTANPTWSSACSYNKVTHAEDSVARPTKTGGIDRQLKLLSDEMPGAPSMLQTDSIKMLSFEGSTPRVLSQGIFPCYYIKLFVSLELLDINFNVLAEL from the exons ATGGACTGGAACTCGAAAACTACCTCGGAGTGGGACTGGGAGAAATTAGCAGGGTTCAGTTCTAAGTCAATTGATATTCCAGAATTGGTACAACCATCAAATCATGAGATTGAAGGAGATGGAGGGGTCGATAATGGATCTGTATATTCAtctggaggtggtggtggtttCTCAAGTTCAGATTTGGGGCATGGTTCTTCATCTAGGAGCTCCATCTCTGCTTCAGCCGATTCATCTTCCAAGGAGGGAAGTAAGAGATATGGGATTGTTGATGGATTCCCTAAAGATTTTACTGAGAAAAAAGAATGGTCCAGGGTGGACAGTACTGAGAATTATCCATCTCTGGGGGCTTCTGTCAGCTCAGGTGAACCAATAATTGGTTTGAAGCTTGGCAAACGAACTTATTTTGAAGACTTGTGTGCGGCAAGCACCACTAAGACATCAACTATACCTGTGGTTCCTACATCCTCAGCTGTTCCCACAAAGAGGTCTAGGGCATCTTATCAGAGCACTCAAACCCCACGTTGCCAAGTTGAAGGATGCAACCTTGACCTAAAGTCAGCTAAAGATTACCATCGCAGGCATAGAATCTGTGAATGCcactcaaaaagcccaaaagtcATTGTTGCTGGAATGGAGCGTCGGTTTTGCCAACAGTGCAGCAG GTTCCATGAACTGTCAGAGTTTGATGATAAGAAGAGAAGCTGTCGTAGACGTCTCTCTGATCACAATGCACGGCGACGTAGGCCACAGACGGAGGCAATCCAGTTTGATTCTTCTAGACTGTCTTCATCATTATATG ATGGGAGACAGCAGATGAATCTTGTGTTGAATAGGGTTCCATTGTCAACTGCAAATCCAACGTGGTCAAGTGCATGCAGCTATAATAAAGTTACACATGCCGAAGATTCTGTAGCTAGACCTACAAAAACCGGCGGCATTGATAGGCAGCTGAAATTGCTCTCAGATGAGATGCCAGGTGCTCCTTCTATGCTACAAACAGATTCAATCAAGATGTTGTCTTTTGAAGGCAGTACGCCTCGAGTCCTTAGTCAAGGTATCTTTCCTTGCTATTATATAAAACTTTTTGTATCGCTGGAACTCTTAGACATAAATTTTAATGTCTTGGCTGAGttataa